The nucleotide sequence GGGTCATGCCAAGACATAAGTGGTCATTTCTAGTATTTCAGAGTTAAGCTTCAAAGGTGAGCAGTAGTGTTTGGTGACCTTGGGTTAGAGAATGCTAAATAATTGAGTGATCCAGGAACCCTTTCTGTGTTTTGTCTGGTGGTTTATTTACACTCAAGAGAGCTGTGAAGATTTTTATCCTGTGTTGCAGTTCATCTTTGCTCTTCTCTCACCAGAGAGTTGAGTTGAGTGATGTGGCGGGGGAAAGGGGAGAATAGGGAGAACACGTAGGGAAAGGTGACCGCTTGAGACAGAAGCTTTGTTATGTGGGAACCATGTTCTATGACCTACTCCTGGAGAGGAGGGTTTGGAGGCCTGGAGGTAGCTGGCAACAGCTGGGTGCTGTTGTGTGTCCAGTTTGGGACCCATCAGGTAGCATGCCCTGCCCCCCTAATCGCTAACCCTCTGTCTGCTGCTTTATCAGACTACGCGTTTGTTCACATGGAGAAGGAAGCAGATGCCAAAGCCGCCATCGCGCAGCTCAACGGCAAAGAAGTGAAGGGCAAGCGCATCAACGTGGAACTCTCAACCAAGGGTCAGAAGAAGGGGCCCGGCCTGGCTATCCAGTCTGGGGACAAGACCAAGAAACCAGGGGCTGGGGATACGGCATTCCCTGGAACTGGTGGCTTCTCTGCCACCTTCGACTACCAGCAGGCTTTTGGCAACAGCACTGGTGGCTTTGATGGGCAAGCCCGTCAGCCCACACCACCCTTCTTTGGTCGCGACCGCAGCCCCCTGCGCCGTTCACCTCCCCGAGCCTCCTATGTGGCTCCTCTGACGGCCCAGCCAGCCACCTACCGGGCCCAGCCCTCAGTGTCGTTGGGAGCTGCCTACAGGGCCCAGCCTTCTGCCTCTTTGGGTGTCGGCTATCGGACTCAGCCCATGACAGCCCAGGCAGCCTCTTACCGCGCTCAGCCCTCTGTCTCCCTTGGGGCCCCATACAGGGGCCAGCTGGCTAGTCCTAGCTCCCAGTCTGCTGCAGCTTCCTCGCTTGGCCCATATGGTGGAGCTCAGCCCTCGGCCTCAGCCCTCTCCTCCTATGGGGGTCAGCCAGCTGCGGCTTCCTCGCTCAACTCCTATGGGGCTCAGGGTTCCTCCCTTGCCTCCTATGGTAACCAGCCATCCTCTTATGGCGCGCAGGCTGCCTCCTCCTATGGGGTTCGTGCGGCTGCCTCCTCTTACAACACCCAGGGAGCAGCTTCCTCCCTAGGCTCCTATGGGGCCCAGGCAGCCTCCTATGGAGCCCAGTCTGCAGCCTCCTCACTTGCTTATGGGGCCCAGGCAGCTTCATACAATGCCCAGCCCTCGGCCTCTTACAATGCCCAGTCTGCCCCGTATGCTGCACAGCAGGCTGCTTCCTACTCTTCCCAGCCGGCTGCCTATGTGGCACAGCCAGCTACAGCTGCTGCCTATGCCAGCCAACCAGCTGCCTATGCTGCACAAGCCACTACCCCAATGGCTGGCTCCTATGGGGCCCAGCCGGTTGTTCAGACCCAGCTGAATAGTTATGGGGCTCAAGCATCAATGGGCCTGTCAGGCTCCTATGGGGCTCAATCAGCTGCTGCGGCCACTGGCTCCTATGGTGCTGCAGCTGCCTATGGGGCCCAGCCTTCTGCCACCCTGGCAGCTCCGTACCGTGCTCAGTCGTCAGCCTCATTGGCTGCTTCCTATGCTGCCCAGCAGCATCCCCAGGCTGCTGCCTCCTACCGTGGCCAGCCGGGCAATGCCTACGATGGGGCAGGTCAGCCGTCTGCAGCCTACCTGTCCATGTCCCAGGGGGCCGTTGCCAACGCCAACAGCACCCCGCCGCCCTATGAGCGTACCCGTCTCTCCCCACCCCGGGCCAGCTACGACGATCCCTACAAAAAGGCTGTCGCCATGTCGAAAAGGTACTGTATgcccccccgcctctgcccccaGCTGGGGCTTAGGGCAAGGGGCTGAGGTTGGCATGGGAGGGAAACTGGAGCCATTGGCCCCTCCTTTGGTCTTCTCTCATCTACTCCCATGGGATGTCCAAAGGCCGAGGGGGGTGATGTCTGTAAACTTTTTTGATCACCAGGGTTCAGGTGGAGCATTAGTGCTCAGCCTGGGGTGGCACCAGCTAGTCAGGCTGGGAAAAGTGTCACCTGTCTAGGCTACCCCAAGTGCCATTGGAGCTACTGCCTGCAAGATTGTGGCCCATAGCCTTTCCCACCGTCTCAAGGATCCTTAAGCCTGTTATGTGGTTGTCCTGGCTTTGGTAGGGTGGGTTCGAAAGAGTAGTCCCTTTGGCACTCACTGGCTGAAGGCAAGGTGTATGAGGTGCGTCCACTCTTTGGGAAGTTGGGGACCTTGCTTTCGTCCGCCGTTCTGTTGATAAACAACCAAGGTCTTTCTGTGTAGGGCCCAGGGTGGGGATAATTTGTTTGTGGTTTGGGAATGTAGACCAAAATCTACCTTGGCCAGTTGAGAAGGGAGGGCTTCAGTGGTGGGCTTGGTTTCCCACTGGTTGAACCAGGCTTGATTTCTTGCCCTGGATAGGGTGATGAGCCTTCGGACAAAATCTTGTTTGTTGGAGACCAATCTGATCACACCCTCCCTATCCCTATTGGCATCTCCCCCATGCCCACCTGGAGCCCTCCCCTCAATTGTCTCATTCACCAACTGTCTTCTTCTCTCGACTAGGTATGGTTCCGACCGGCGTTTAGCCGAGCTCTCTGATTACCGCCGTTTATCAGAGTCGCAGCTTTCGTTCCGCCGCTCGCCGACAAAGTCCTCGCTGGATTACCGTCGCCTGCCCGATGCCCATTCCGATTACGCACGCTATTCGGGCTCCTATAATGATTACCTGCGGGCAGCTCAGATGCACTCTGGCTACCAGCGCCGCATGTAGGGCCATCCTGGCATGGGGCaccacagggagggaaggagaggagaggtcGGGTAGGGTGCAGGCCCAGGTTATAACCACTGGCCCATACCTCTCCCGTTTGCGGTTTTTCATCCCCTCTACCCTGTGGGCCTTCCCCAGGAGATGATCCTTTTGAGTGTTCGGCAGTAACCTACTTTGTTTCTTCGCCTCAGCAGCAAATCTTGCTACTGGCTCTAGATCTGCggtttcccctctcccctgcctcccatctCCCCAGGATGggaatttcttttatgtttttattttttcctggctcccttttatttttgtgcGCGATATTTAAGGTCGTCTGGATGGGGAAGCAACCTGCAACTGAGGTCGGCGGcgcctttttctttttagatgtgAGGGAGGCCAGGAAAAGGTTAGCTTAACCATTTCCTGTGCGCCAGTGTGCCAGCAGTCCAGGGGGCCCTGACTTTGTCCCGCTATAGACTGTGTTGAGACTGAGTTCCTGTCGGGACGGTCGGTATATGTCCAAATCCCTACTGACCCCCTGATGTTCTAGCTGATGCTGAGTGGCACAGTCCCACATCCCCATCTCCCCAAGTAGGTGGTGTTagaaaaccttaattttttttcccttttgtatgGACTACAAATAAAACTTGGGGCAATTTGCAGTTTGGAAACCTGGTTGTCATTGTCTTGATTGCACTCAGTTTCAGAGAAGCCAGTTTGACATCCAGGAAGACATGACAGCTAAAGGAAAGGCAGCTGGAGAATCCAGGGCAGATGAGGAAAGGGGTTTGTATGTGGGAACTAGTGATTTCCCTGCTGCCCAGAGGGATTTAGGTCATCGTCGTCCCGTTAGTCTGCCATCTTTAGGACTGGAGAGTCCAGACCAAGTTGCTCGGACTTCCTCAGCCCTTAAGTTGAATTAATCACACCAAGTGCAGTAAGTTTATTTGCCCATTTCCCCCTGATTTATCTCCAGTTCGGAAACAACCTGTGCTCCAAGCAGGATGGTTCTGGGGTATGGCTTCTCAAGTGAGAAGTGGGGAAATGGACTGCTTTGGTGCTTATAAGGCTAGTGGATCCTTCAGGCAGTGGGCTTGAGTGAGTGCTGGAGCTGGGACCCGGAAAGGAGCTAGTAGTGGGGTAAGGGT is from Neofelis nebulosa isolate mNeoNeb1 chromosome 10, mNeoNeb1.pri, whole genome shotgun sequence and encodes:
- the RBM14 gene encoding RNA-binding protein 14 isoform X1, which codes for MKIFVGNVDGADTTPEELAALFAPYGTVMSCAVMKQFAFVHMRENAGALRAIEALHGHELRPGRALVVEMSRPRPLNTWKIFVGNVSAACTSQELRSLFERRGRVIECDVVKDYAFVHMEKEADAKAAIAQLNGKEVKGKRINVELSTKGQKKGPGLAIQSGDKTKKPGAGDTAFPGTGGFSATFDYQQAFGNSTGGFDGQARQPTPPFFGRDRSPLRRSPPRASYVAPLTAQPATYRAQPSVSLGAAYRAQPSASLGVGYRTQPMTAQAASYRAQPSVSLGAPYRGQLASPSSQSAAASSLGPYGGAQPSASALSSYGGQPAAASSLNSYGAQGSSLASYGNQPSSYGAQAASSYGVRAAASSYNTQGAASSLGSYGAQAASYGAQSAASSLAYGAQAASYNAQPSASYNAQSAPYAAQQAASYSSQPAAYVAQPATAAAYASQPAAYAAQATTPMAGSYGAQPVVQTQLNSYGAQASMGLSGSYGAQSAAAATGSYGAAAAYGAQPSATLAAPYRAQSSASLAASYAAQQHPQAAASYRGQPGNAYDGAGQPSAAYLSMSQGAVANANSTPPPYERTRLSPPRASYDDPYKKAVAMSKRYGSDRRLAELSDYRRLSESQLSFRRSPTKSSLDYRRLPDAHSDYARYSGSYNDYLRAAQMHSGYQRRM
- the RBM14 gene encoding RNA-binding protein 14 isoform X2 — its product is MEKEADAKAAIAQLNGKEVKGKRINVELSTKGQKKGPGLAIQSGDKTKKPGAGDTAFPGTGGFSATFDYQQAFGNSTGGFDGQARQPTPPFFGRDRSPLRRSPPRASYVAPLTAQPATYRAQPSVSLGAAYRAQPSASLGVGYRTQPMTAQAASYRAQPSVSLGAPYRGQLASPSSQSAAASSLGPYGGAQPSASALSSYGGQPAAASSLNSYGAQGSSLASYGNQPSSYGAQAASSYGVRAAASSYNTQGAASSLGSYGAQAASYGAQSAASSLAYGAQAASYNAQPSASYNAQSAPYAAQQAASYSSQPAAYVAQPATAAAYASQPAAYAAQATTPMAGSYGAQPVVQTQLNSYGAQASMGLSGSYGAQSAAAATGSYGAAAAYGAQPSATLAAPYRAQSSASLAASYAAQQHPQAAASYRGQPGNAYDGAGQPSAAYLSMSQGAVANANSTPPPYERTRLSPPRASYDDPYKKAVAMSKRYGSDRRLAELSDYRRLSESQLSFRRSPTKSSLDYRRLPDAHSDYARYSGSYNDYLRAAQMHSGYQRRM